The Acidobacteriota bacterium genome contains a region encoding:
- a CDS encoding AbrB/MazE/SpoVT family DNA-binding domain-containing protein encodes MTITIDKAGRVVIPAAVRQRLGLRAGTPLEISSDNVSIRLEPVVSLPKLVRRKSGLLVARPTMPAHELPKIDVAALIDEERDRWPY; translated from the coding sequence ATGACGATAACCATTGATAAGGCAGGTCGCGTGGTCATTCCAGCCGCCGTGAGGCAGCGGCTCGGCTTGCGCGCCGGGACGCCGTTGGAAATCTCCTCAGACAACGTGTCGATCCGCCTGGAGCCTGTCGTGAGTCTCCCGAAGCTGGTCCGGCGAAAGAGCGGCCTGCTCGTGGCCCGTCCGACGATGCCCGCGCACGAGTTGCCGAAAATTGACGTGGCGGCGCTGATCGACGAGGAACGCGACCGATGGCCGTACTAG
- a CDS encoding PIN domain-containing protein: MAVLATLFVDTSVFVAGLIELGETSTASRTLLEAIATKRLTGVQTAWHCCLEFYSVATRLPAGLRVSPDLAHRMVTENIIERMAVSDLPPSARATFFSTLVGEHVSGGRVYDAHIAEVARTAGARTVVTGNRRHFNSLTQHGIRVLTPDQFVEERGL, translated from the coding sequence ATGGCCGTACTAGCCACGCTGTTCGTGGACACGTCGGTCTTCGTGGCCGGCTTGATCGAGTTGGGCGAGACCTCAACGGCCAGTCGGACTCTCCTCGAAGCGATCGCGACGAAGCGACTGACCGGCGTGCAAACCGCGTGGCACTGCTGTCTGGAGTTCTACTCGGTCGCCACTCGGCTCCCCGCGGGACTTCGAGTATCACCGGATCTGGCACACCGGATGGTCACCGAGAACATCATCGAAAGGATGGCCGTCTCCGACCTTCCCCCCAGCGCTCGGGCGACGTTCTTCTCGACCCTCGTCGGCGAGCATGTCTCTGGCGGGCGGGTCTACGACGCGCACATCGCGGAAGTCGCGAGAACAGCTGGCGCGCGAACGGTCGTCACGGGTAATCGGCGCCATTTCAACAGCCTGACGCAACATGGCATTCGCGTCCTCACGCCGGACCAGTTCGTGGAGGAGCGCGGACTGTAG
- a CDS encoding sodium:solute symporter translates to MGLSTIDYLVLAAYLVGTVLFGAWFSRSQRNVKDYFVGGRTVPWWAITGSIVATETSTVTFISVPGLAYAGNWTFLQLVMGYMIGRIAVSIIFVPAYFRGELLTVYQLLGQRFGGSVKRFAAGLFLITRSLADGVRLFATGLVLAALLLSTPGIEDAARAWAPGWNPTFTILVASVLVMGALTILYTYLGGMSAVIWTDVIQLVIYLVGAGVALVILLMRIPGGWTEAVRVAAETDKFRVFDFTWDVARSYTFWSGVVGGAFLTTATHGTDQLMVQRYLCSRSPREARVALLASGVLVFAQFVLFLLIGTLLYVFYTGAGSAEVTAFTLNGRLQTDRIFPHFIVTHLPPGLIGLVVAAIFAAAMSTLSSSLNSSSATAMADFYMPAFARSDGHYLRVSRWLTAGWGLIQIAVAIAAIQFSNRAVDEVLGIASFTNGIILGVFLLGTFAPRVRQRAAFVGIAAGTAVMLTVKLMQLTSWQWYVLIGSVVTFVVGLLASLAS, encoded by the coding sequence GGGCCATCACGGGATCGATCGTGGCAACCGAAACCAGCACGGTCACCTTCATCAGCGTGCCCGGCTTAGCCTACGCGGGCAACTGGACGTTTCTCCAGCTGGTGATGGGCTACATGATCGGACGAATCGCCGTCAGCATCATCTTCGTTCCGGCGTACTTTCGCGGCGAACTGCTGACCGTCTACCAGTTGCTCGGACAGAGATTTGGCGGCAGCGTCAAACGGTTTGCCGCGGGCCTGTTTCTGATTACGCGGAGTCTGGCGGATGGCGTGCGGCTGTTCGCCACGGGGCTCGTACTTGCCGCGCTCTTGCTGTCGACGCCCGGCATCGAAGACGCGGCGCGCGCGTGGGCGCCTGGATGGAACCCGACGTTCACCATCCTGGTGGCGTCTGTCCTGGTCATGGGCGCCCTGACAATTTTGTATACCTACCTCGGCGGGATGTCCGCGGTCATTTGGACCGACGTTATTCAACTCGTCATCTATCTGGTGGGAGCCGGCGTGGCGTTGGTCATCCTGCTGATGCGAATTCCAGGTGGATGGACCGAGGCGGTTCGCGTGGCGGCAGAGACCGACAAGTTCCGGGTCTTCGACTTTACGTGGGACGTGGCGCGCAGCTACACGTTCTGGTCGGGCGTCGTCGGCGGGGCGTTCCTGACGACCGCCACGCACGGCACCGACCAGTTGATGGTGCAGCGGTACCTGTGCAGCCGTTCGCCCCGCGAGGCGCGTGTCGCGCTGCTGGCCAGCGGCGTGCTGGTCTTCGCTCAGTTCGTCCTGTTCCTGCTGATCGGCACGCTGTTGTACGTGTTCTACACGGGGGCCGGAAGCGCCGAGGTCACCGCGTTCACGCTGAACGGAAGACTGCAGACGGATCGGATCTTCCCCCACTTCATCGTCACCCACCTGCCTCCGGGATTGATCGGGCTCGTGGTCGCGGCGATCTTTGCCGCCGCCATGTCGACCCTGTCATCGTCTCTCAATTCATCGTCTGCGACTGCGATGGCCGATTTCTACATGCCGGCGTTCGCTCGCAGCGACGGGCATTACCTCCGCGTGTCGCGGTGGCTGACCGCCGGGTGGGGTCTCATCCAGATCGCGGTCGCGATCGCGGCCATCCAGTTCTCGAACCGGGCGGTCGACGAGGTCCTCGGCATCGCCTCGTTCACCAACGGCATCATTCTGGGCGTGTTCCTGCTGGGCACGTTTGCCCCGCGCGTGCGGCAGCGCGCGGCCTTTGTCGGCATCGCGGCCGGGACGGCTGTCATGCTCACCGTCAAGCTGATGCAGCTCACCTCGTGGCAGTGGTACGTGCTGATCGGGTCGGTCGTTACATTCGTCGTCGGTTTGCTGGCAAGCCTCGCGAGCG